Proteins encoded together in one Syntrophorhabdus sp. window:
- a CDS encoding 1-acyl-sn-glycerol-3-phosphate acyltransferase yields the protein MRRATVLVWLVLSTITLSLVALLVALFGDREETIHRMARLWAKMYLAVAGINVRIEGLARLGSPPYVLMVNHQSALDIYALLAALPLSFKWIAKRQLFRIPVFGWAIRKAGYISIDRENAREALKAMEKAAQRIRQGATIIIFPEGTRSADGKLLPFKKGGFTLALRAAVPVVPVGISGSSVLQPKGCFIPREKGIIYIEVGEPIVLEGMDRSQKTQVMDDVRVRIEELIAKGGSSGGKGGRGRPGP from the coding sequence ATGAGAAGGGCCACCGTACTCGTCTGGCTGGTCCTCTCGACGATAACCCTCTCCCTTGTGGCCCTTCTTGTGGCCCTTTTCGGTGACAGGGAAGAGACCATCCACCGCATGGCCCGCCTCTGGGCAAAGATGTATCTCGCGGTGGCGGGAATAAACGTTCGTATCGAAGGGCTCGCGCGGCTCGGCTCGCCTCCGTACGTTCTCATGGTGAACCACCAGAGCGCCCTCGACATATACGCGCTTTTGGCCGCACTCCCGCTGTCCTTCAAATGGATCGCCAAGAGACAGCTTTTCAGGATCCCCGTCTTCGGGTGGGCGATACGGAAAGCGGGCTACATAAGCATAGACCGGGAGAACGCCCGTGAGGCCCTAAAGGCCATGGAGAAGGCCGCGCAGAGGATACGGCAAGGCGCCACCATCATCATCTTTCCCGAAGGTACGCGAAGCGCCGACGGAAAGCTCCTTCCTTTCAAGAAGGGGGGGTTCACCCTTGCCCTTCGGGCCGCGGTGCCCGTCGTTCCCGTCGGCATCTCCGGTTCCAGTGTGCTCCAGCCGAAAGGGTGTTTCATTCCCCGGGAAAAAGGCATAATATACATTGAGGTCGGGGAGCCCATCGTCCTTGAAGGCATGGACAGGTCTCAAAAGACACAGGTGATGGACGACGTGAGGGTCCGCATCGAGGAGCTCATCGCGAAGGGCGGGTCCTCGGGTGGGAAAGGGGGCCGGGGAAGGCCCGGCCCATGA